Genomic window (Rutidosis leptorrhynchoides isolate AG116_Rl617_1_P2 unplaced genomic scaffold, CSIRO_AGI_Rlap_v1 contig537, whole genome shotgun sequence):
ACCAATCAAAAAATGGCGGAACCAGCAGCTGTTGTCCGGTTCGGAATCATTGGATGTGCCGAGATCGCCCGGAAAGTATCGCGAGCAATTACTCTGGCACCAAACGCCACCATCGCCGCCGTCGCCAGCCGTTCGTCGGAGAAGGCCTCTTTGTTCGCCAAGGCCAACAATTTCCCGCCCGATTGCAAGATCTTCGGCTCGTACGAGTCGCTCCTCGACGATCCTGACATCGACGCCGTCTACTTGCCGTTGCCCACCAGTCTACACCTGA
Coding sequences:
- the LOC139884338 gene encoding uncharacterized oxidoreductase At4g09670-like — translated: MAEPAAVVRFGIIGCAEIARKVSRAITLAPNATIAAVASRSSEKASLFAKANNFPPDCKIFGSYESLLDDPDIDAVYLPLPTSLHLKWAVLAAEKKKHVLLEKPVALNAAEFDKIVEACDVNGVQLMD